A single genomic interval of Mycolicibacterium sp. MU0053 harbors:
- a CDS encoding HIT family protein — translation MSCVFCAIVVGDAPAVRVHEDDDYLAILDIRPIVRGHTLVLPKRHYVDLTDTPPETVAGMAKLGQRISRAARQSGLHADGNNVVINDGKAAFQSVFHIHLHVAPRQTGDKLSFAKGLVVRRDPDREATAQILRDALAELPH, via the coding sequence ATGTCTTGCGTGTTCTGCGCCATCGTGGTCGGCGACGCCCCGGCGGTCCGGGTCCACGAGGACGACGACTACCTGGCCATCCTCGATATTCGTCCGATTGTGCGGGGCCACACCCTGGTGCTGCCCAAACGGCACTACGTGGATCTGACCGACACCCCGCCCGAGACCGTGGCCGGCATGGCCAAGCTGGGACAACGCATTTCGCGGGCCGCCCGCCAATCCGGGTTGCACGCCGACGGCAACAACGTCGTGATCAACGACGGCAAGGCCGCGTTTCAGAGCGTGTTCCACATCCATCTGCACGTCGCGCCCCGCCAGACCGGCGACAAGTTGTCGTTCGCCAAGGGCCTGGTGGTGCGGCGCGATCCGGATCGCGAAGCGACGGCACAAATCCTGCGGGACGCCCTGGCGGAACTGCCACACTGA
- a CDS encoding amidase yields the protein MDSIELAFAGAAEQARMLASGEVSAPALTELYLERIARLDPELRSYRVVFADEARAQAAAAQERLDAGERLPLLGVPIAIKDDVDVAGATTTYGSSAHGPAPTKDAEVVRLLREAGAVILGKTAVPELMIWPFTETVSFGATHNPWDLSYTPGGSSGGSAAAVAAGLAPMALGSDGAGSIRIPATWCGLFGIKPQRDRVPLYPHDDAWCGMVSNGPLAHTVEDAALFLDVTCDKSMPGPEGGFVGAASRPPNRLRIALTTKVPPLVTARVNAEHAAAVHQAGQLLRELGHDVVTRDIDYPRMAVYGQVLPRYLRGIYDDVRVLPHQERLDSRTRGMARIGRMFSDARIAKIRAAEADLAARMQAIFDDVDVVITPGTATGPSRVGAYRRLGAVSTLALVVARVPFQAAFNATGQPAAVVPWGLDRTGLPLSIQLVGRPFDEATLLSLAAEIEADRPWAQRRPALS from the coding sequence ATGGATTCCATCGAGCTGGCGTTCGCCGGTGCCGCCGAACAGGCCCGGATGCTCGCGTCGGGCGAGGTGTCCGCACCCGCGCTCACCGAGCTGTACCTCGAACGCATCGCCCGGCTGGATCCCGAGTTACGCTCGTACCGAGTGGTTTTCGCCGACGAGGCCCGCGCACAGGCCGCCGCCGCGCAGGAGCGGCTCGACGCCGGCGAACGGCTGCCGCTGCTGGGTGTGCCGATCGCGATCAAGGACGACGTCGATGTCGCCGGTGCGACCACCACCTACGGCAGTTCGGCGCATGGACCCGCGCCCACCAAGGACGCCGAGGTGGTTCGGCTGCTGCGCGAGGCCGGCGCGGTGATCCTGGGCAAGACTGCGGTCCCGGAACTCATGATCTGGCCGTTCACCGAGACGGTGTCCTTCGGGGCCACGCACAACCCGTGGGATCTCTCCTACACCCCGGGCGGCAGCAGCGGCGGCAGCGCGGCGGCCGTCGCCGCCGGCCTGGCGCCCATGGCGCTGGGATCCGACGGCGCCGGCTCCATTCGCATCCCGGCCACCTGGTGCGGGCTGTTCGGCATCAAGCCGCAGCGCGACCGGGTGCCGCTCTACCCGCACGACGACGCCTGGTGCGGGATGGTGTCCAACGGCCCGCTCGCCCACACCGTCGAGGACGCCGCGCTGTTCCTCGACGTCACCTGCGACAAGTCGATGCCGGGACCCGAGGGCGGCTTCGTCGGCGCGGCGTCGCGGCCGCCGAACCGGCTGCGAATTGCGTTGACCACCAAGGTGCCTCCGCTGGTGACCGCGCGGGTCAACGCCGAACACGCCGCGGCCGTCCACCAGGCCGGCCAACTGCTGCGCGAACTCGGCCATGATGTCGTGACCCGCGACATCGACTACCCGCGCATGGCGGTGTACGGGCAGGTGCTGCCGCGATATCTGCGCGGAATCTACGACGACGTCCGGGTCCTGCCGCATCAGGAGCGGCTCGATTCGCGGACCCGCGGCATGGCGCGGATCGGCCGGATGTTCTCCGACGCCCGGATCGCCAAGATCCGCGCCGCCGAGGCCGACCTCGCGGCGCGGATGCAGGCGATCTTCGACGACGTGGACGTCGTGATCACCCCGGGCACGGCGACCGGGCCGTCGCGCGTCGGCGCCTACCGCCGCCTGGGCGCGGTCTCGACGCTGGCGCTGGTGGTCGCGCGGGTGCCGTTCCAGGCCGCCTTCAACGCCACCGGTCAACCCGCCGCGGTGGTGCCGTGGGGCCTGGACCGCACGGGCCTGCCGTTGTCGATCCAGTTGGTGGGCAGGCCCTTTGACGAGGCCACCCTGCTGTCGCTGGCCGCCGAGATCGAGGCGGACCGCCCCTGGGCGCAGCGCCGCCCCGCCCTGAGCTAA
- a CDS encoding LLM class flavin-dependent oxidoreductase — MQLSVLDLVSVRSDQTTSDALAATVRLAQTADRLGYTRYWLAEHHNMPAVAATSPPVLIAYLAAQTTQIRLGSGGVMLPNHAPLAVAEQFALLEAAAPGRIDLGLGRAPGSDPVTSIALRGPAGRDDSDIQNFPQYLDEVAAMMSPRGVRVELPAHLGRPDYILKATPVATGQPRIWLLGSSMYSAHLAAAKGLPYVFAHHFSGQGTEEALEVYRSDFQPSDHTSVPVTFLTVNASVAATRAEAEALLLPNLQMMARLRTGQPLGALDLVEDAEALRPSPQEQRIIDAGRTKSIVGTPAEAAAQLRALAEQFGVDEVMVNPVGSAHRGTDPATAPARETTIELLAKELF, encoded by the coding sequence ATGCAGCTCTCTGTCCTCGATCTCGTTTCCGTGCGTTCCGACCAGACCACGTCCGACGCGCTGGCGGCCACGGTGCGGCTGGCGCAGACCGCTGATCGGCTCGGCTACACCCGCTACTGGCTGGCCGAACACCACAACATGCCCGCGGTCGCGGCCACCAGCCCACCCGTGCTGATCGCCTACCTCGCCGCGCAGACCACGCAGATCCGGCTGGGTTCGGGCGGGGTGATGCTGCCCAACCACGCGCCGCTGGCCGTCGCCGAACAGTTCGCGCTGCTGGAGGCCGCCGCGCCCGGGCGCATCGATCTCGGGTTGGGCCGGGCGCCCGGCAGCGACCCGGTCACCTCGATCGCGCTGCGCGGGCCGGCCGGCCGCGACGACTCCGACATCCAGAACTTCCCGCAGTACCTCGACGAGGTCGCGGCGATGATGAGCCCGCGCGGCGTCCGGGTGGAACTGCCCGCGCATCTGGGCCGCCCCGACTACATCCTCAAGGCCACCCCGGTCGCGACGGGGCAGCCGCGGATCTGGCTGCTGGGGTCCTCGATGTACTCCGCGCATCTGGCCGCGGCCAAGGGCTTGCCGTACGTGTTCGCCCACCACTTCTCGGGCCAGGGCACCGAGGAGGCCCTCGAGGTCTACCGCAGCGACTTCCAGCCCAGCGATCACACCTCCGTGCCGGTGACCTTTCTGACCGTCAACGCGTCGGTGGCCGCCACCCGCGCCGAGGCCGAGGCGCTGCTGCTGCCGAACCTGCAGATGATGGCGCGGTTGCGCACCGGCCAACCGTTGGGCGCGCTGGACCTCGTCGAGGATGCGGAGGCACTGCGGCCCAGCCCGCAGGAGCAGCGCATCATCGACGCCGGCCGCACCAAGAGCATTGTCGGCACGCCCGCCGAGGCCGCCGCGCAGCTACGCGCGCTCGCTGAGCAGTTCGGGGTCGACGAGGTGATGGTCAATCCGGTCGGATCGGCGCACCGCGGCACCGACCCGGCGACCGCGCCGGCCCGCGAGACCACGATCGAACTGCTGGCCAAGGAGCTCTTCTAA
- a CDS encoding uracil-DNA glycosylase produces MLPHPRTGRLFASPVPPGTGWPGDPATATTPVAEDDTAVAELAAAASNLRELDAEVSVCRACPRLVSWREEVAVVKRRSFADQPYWGRPSPGWGSTRPRLLILGLAPAANGANRTGRVFTGDRSGDQLFAALHRAGLVNQPLSVDAGDGLRANKTRIVAAVRCAPPGNAPTPAERITCSPWLLAEWAMVAPHVRVVVTLGGFAWQVALGLLAGQFERPKPKFGHGAVVQLATGQQLLGCFHPSQQNMFTGRLTPAMLDDIFTDARRRARI; encoded by the coding sequence GCTGGCCGGGAGACCCGGCGACCGCGACGACACCGGTCGCCGAGGACGACACTGCCGTCGCGGAGCTGGCGGCGGCCGCGTCGAACCTGCGGGAACTGGACGCGGAGGTCAGCGTGTGCCGAGCCTGTCCGCGGCTGGTGTCATGGCGCGAAGAGGTCGCCGTCGTCAAGCGCCGCTCCTTCGCCGATCAGCCATATTGGGGCCGCCCGTCCCCGGGCTGGGGTTCGACCCGGCCTCGGCTGCTGATCCTGGGATTGGCCCCCGCCGCCAACGGCGCCAACCGCACGGGACGGGTCTTCACCGGTGACCGCTCCGGTGATCAACTGTTCGCCGCGTTGCACCGGGCCGGCCTGGTCAATCAGCCGCTGTCGGTGGATGCCGGTGACGGGTTGCGGGCCAACAAGACCCGGATCGTCGCCGCGGTACGGTGCGCGCCACCGGGTAACGCACCCACCCCGGCCGAACGCATCACCTGCTCGCCGTGGCTGCTCGCGGAGTGGGCCATGGTCGCGCCCCACGTCCGGGTAGTGGTGACCCTCGGCGGCTTCGCCTGGCAGGTGGCTCTCGGCCTGCTCGCCGGTCAATTCGAGCGTCCCAAGCCCAAATTCGGTCACGGCGCCGTGGTCCAGTTGGCCACCGGTCAGCAGCTGCTGGGCTGCTTTCATCCCAGCCAGCAGAACATGTTCACCGGGCGGCTCACGCCCGCGATGCTCGACGACATCTTCACCGACGCTCGCCGCCGCGCCCGCATCTGA
- a CDS encoding DNA-deoxyinosine glycosylase → MSGSLRGPRVAGFAPLVAPGARVLFLGNAPSVLSLQRQQYYGNPRNAFWPIMAQLCGFDADAPYEWRAAALTSAGYAVWDVLAFCRRHGSLDAAVERDSMVANDFETFFGAYPTIERVFFTGGAAEANYRRLVSVTADVAYARLPSTSPAHTVSFAVKLAAWRAAVLESAP, encoded by the coding sequence ATGTCTGGATCCTTGCGCGGCCCGCGCGTCGCGGGTTTCGCGCCGCTGGTCGCGCCGGGCGCGCGGGTGCTGTTCCTGGGCAACGCCCCGAGTGTGCTGTCGCTGCAGCGGCAGCAGTACTACGGCAATCCGCGTAACGCGTTCTGGCCGATCATGGCGCAGTTGTGCGGATTCGACGCCGACGCGCCCTATGAGTGGCGCGCGGCGGCGTTGACGTCGGCGGGCTACGCGGTCTGGGATGTGCTCGCATTCTGCCGGCGGCACGGCAGCCTGGATGCGGCGGTGGAGCGAGACAGCATGGTGGCCAACGATTTCGAGACGTTCTTCGGCGCGTATCCGACCATCGAGCGGGTGTTCTTCACCGGCGGTGCCGCCGAGGCGAACTATCGCCGGCTGGTGTCGGTGACCGCGGACGTGGCGTATGCGCGGCTGCCGTCGACGAGCCCCGCGCATACGGTGAGTTTCGCGGTGAAATTGGCGGCCTGGCGCGCCGCGGTGCTGGAGTCCGCGCCATGA
- a CDS encoding adenylate/guanylate cyclase domain-containing protein: protein MPVDPQIEASGLLDGLDGDARADRAELVAWLLTKGFSVEHLRGAFSPMLLASRRLIGDDGTYVSTRQIAEKTGLDLDTVQRVQRAVGLPTVDDPDAEVYLSADGDVVGHTAKFLALGFDTDQILVATRTLAEGLSNAAEIMRYTALAAVLRPNATELDIAQASERVVGEVAPLLAPMISDMLMLQLRHAMETEAISASERAAGEPLPGAREIAVAFADLVGFTRLGEETPPEELERLANRLGEMARDVAHPPVRFVKTIGDAVMLVCPDPLPLLEALLELAGAAQADDEFPRLRIGLAYGDAVSRAGDWFGSPVNLASRVTGAARPGSVLVAEAAREAIGDAPGIEWSFAGARHLKGFKGETKLFRARPAN from the coding sequence GTGCCGGTGGACCCGCAGATCGAAGCCTCCGGGCTGTTGGACGGCCTCGACGGTGACGCGCGCGCCGATCGCGCGGAGTTGGTCGCCTGGCTGCTGACCAAGGGTTTCTCCGTCGAGCACCTCCGCGGCGCCTTTTCACCCATGTTGCTGGCGTCACGCCGACTGATCGGCGACGACGGCACCTACGTGTCCACCCGGCAGATCGCCGAGAAGACCGGCTTGGATCTGGACACCGTGCAGCGCGTGCAGCGCGCGGTCGGACTGCCGACGGTCGACGACCCCGACGCCGAGGTGTATCTGAGCGCCGACGGCGACGTAGTCGGCCACACCGCGAAATTCCTGGCGCTCGGCTTCGACACCGATCAGATCCTGGTCGCAACCCGCACGTTGGCCGAAGGTCTGTCCAACGCCGCGGAGATCATGCGCTACACCGCGCTGGCGGCGGTGCTGCGGCCGAACGCCACGGAACTGGACATCGCCCAAGCCTCCGAACGGGTGGTCGGCGAGGTCGCGCCGCTGCTGGCCCCGATGATCTCCGACATGCTGATGCTGCAGTTGCGCCACGCGATGGAGACCGAGGCGATCAGCGCCTCCGAGCGCGCCGCCGGTGAACCACTGCCGGGCGCACGCGAAATCGCGGTCGCGTTCGCCGATCTCGTGGGCTTCACCCGGTTGGGGGAGGAGACCCCTCCCGAGGAACTCGAACGCCTCGCGAACCGGCTCGGCGAGATGGCCCGCGACGTCGCGCACCCGCCGGTCCGGTTCGTCAAAACCATCGGCGATGCGGTGATGCTCGTGTGCCCCGACCCGTTGCCGCTGCTGGAGGCGCTGCTCGAGCTTGCCGGCGCAGCGCAGGCAGACGACGAATTCCCGCGCCTGAGAATAGGTTTGGCGTACGGCGACGCGGTCAGCCGGGCCGGCGACTGGTTCGGCAGCCCGGTCAACCTGGCCAGTCGGGTCACGGGCGCGGCGCGCCCGGGCTCGGTCCTGGTGGCCGAAGCGGCCCGGGAGGCGATCGGCGACGCGCCAGGTATCGAATGGTCGTTCGCCGGGGCCCGGCACCTCAAGGGCTTCAAGGGCGAGACCAAGCTGTTTCGCGCGCGCCCGGCGAACTGA
- a CDS encoding lipase family protein yields the protein MGRVAGVLLTLLLIGTLAAPSSAHADPTNDHWNPIFNEDEYIPFYTPPDPLPPGDPGELIRTEPSRLVLEPSGQLGMIVADGTRIMYRSTDARGNPIAVTGTYFEPHNPWPGQGPRPLIVYGPGTQGQGDQCAPSRQFNQGIHWSPWLDLAFNYEELFVATMVARGFAIVMTDYQGLGTPGLHTYVNHVAEGNAMLDAGRAALNLPDTSLDPEGPVAFWGYSQGGGAAASAAERAPLYAPDLDVVGTYAGAPPADLVEMLPYADGSALVGAVGYLLNGFIAAYPEAEQAIRAKLTPRGVDLLAKTQDQCVAETLFKFMFRHIQPYFNEDIKQVVANEPFKSLFDLQKLGRLKPASPVLIVINRFDPLVPWTGAHQLGRDWCEQGVDVQFWTNEQPPFLNKAVINHALPMLVDGERAMQWIADRFNGVPTTPNCGQF from the coding sequence ATGGGTCGGGTAGCGGGGGTTCTGCTGACGCTGTTGTTGATCGGGACTCTCGCGGCACCGTCGAGTGCGCACGCCGATCCCACCAACGACCACTGGAATCCGATCTTCAATGAAGACGAGTACATCCCGTTCTACACCCCGCCGGACCCGCTGCCGCCCGGTGATCCAGGCGAGCTGATCCGCACCGAACCGTCGCGGCTGGTGCTGGAGCCCTCCGGCCAACTCGGCATGATCGTGGCGGACGGCACGCGGATCATGTACCGCAGCACCGACGCTCGCGGCAACCCGATCGCGGTGACCGGAACCTACTTCGAGCCGCACAACCCGTGGCCCGGCCAGGGCCCGCGACCGTTGATCGTCTACGGGCCCGGAACCCAGGGCCAGGGCGACCAATGCGCGCCGTCGCGGCAGTTCAACCAGGGCATCCACTGGTCGCCGTGGCTGGACCTGGCCTTCAACTACGAGGAACTGTTCGTCGCGACCATGGTGGCGCGCGGGTTCGCGATCGTGATGACCGATTACCAGGGCCTGGGCACGCCGGGCCTGCACACCTACGTCAATCATGTCGCCGAGGGCAATGCGATGCTCGACGCCGGACGGGCCGCGCTGAACCTCCCGGACACCTCACTGGATCCCGAAGGGCCGGTGGCATTTTGGGGTTACTCGCAGGGCGGAGGGGCGGCGGCGTCAGCGGCCGAGCGGGCGCCGCTCTACGCCCCCGACTTGGATGTCGTCGGCACCTACGCGGGCGCCCCACCGGCGGATCTGGTCGAGATGCTCCCGTACGCCGACGGCAGCGCACTGGTCGGCGCGGTCGGCTACCTGCTCAACGGTTTCATCGCCGCGTATCCGGAGGCCGAACAGGCGATCCGCGCGAAACTGACACCCCGCGGCGTCGATCTGCTGGCCAAGACGCAGGACCAGTGCGTCGCAGAGACGCTGTTCAAGTTCATGTTTCGCCATATCCAGCCCTACTTCAACGAAGACATCAAGCAGGTGGTCGCCAACGAGCCGTTCAAGTCGCTATTCGACCTGCAGAAGCTGGGCCGACTCAAACCCGCCTCGCCGGTCCTGATCGTCATCAACCGATTCGACCCGCTGGTGCCGTGGACCGGGGCCCATCAGTTGGGCCGCGACTGGTGTGAGCAGGGGGTGGATGTGCAGTTCTGGACCAACGAACAGCCGCCGTTCCTGAACAAGGCCGTCATCAACCATGCCCTGCCGATGCTGGTGGACGGTGAACGGGCCATGCAGTGGATCGCCGACCGGTTCAACGGCGTGCCCACCACACCCAACTGCGGGCAGTTCTAG
- a CDS encoding VOC family protein — translation MNVTPIPAGYTSLTPFLVIDGAAAAIAFYTSVFSAELTEKMESNDGSRTVIAHAELDFGNGRLQLSDPNPQFGLQAPVRSDSVTHSLVLYCPDVDEVVGRAKRAGATIREDLHTFVTGDRFASLVDPFGLRWAVMTRVEDVDADERDRRLARWAQENLQ, via the coding sequence ATGAACGTCACACCTATTCCGGCCGGCTACACCAGCCTGACGCCGTTCCTCGTGATCGACGGGGCCGCCGCTGCGATTGCCTTCTACACCTCGGTGTTCAGTGCGGAACTCACCGAGAAGATGGAATCGAATGACGGGAGCCGAACCGTGATCGCGCACGCCGAACTGGATTTCGGCAACGGCCGGCTACAGCTGAGCGACCCGAATCCCCAGTTCGGACTGCAAGCGCCGGTCCGATCGGACTCCGTCACCCACTCGCTGGTGCTGTACTGCCCGGACGTCGACGAGGTGGTGGGGCGGGCGAAGCGGGCCGGCGCCACCATCCGCGAGGATCTGCACACGTTCGTCACCGGCGATCGGTTCGCGTCGTTGGTGGACCCGTTCGGCCTGCGCTGGGCCGTCATGACCCGCGTGGAGGATGTCGATGCCGACGAACGTGATCGCCGGTTGGCCCGGTGGGCGCAGGAGAACCTGCAGTAG
- a CDS encoding nitroreductase family deazaflavin-dependent oxidoreductase, whose protein sequence is MSQSRWTNYLALFLGVHDTVYQKSRGWVGHRLPGFAPALLLHTVGAKTGQPRTTSLSYANDGNNYLVVASRGGSPKAPGWYFNLKKQPRVEINVGRRRFGVTARIVLPDDPDYARMWDVVNANNRDMYRQYQQRTTRPIPVVVLQP, encoded by the coding sequence ATGAGTCAATCCCGCTGGACGAACTACCTGGCGCTGTTCCTCGGCGTGCACGACACCGTTTATCAGAAATCGCGCGGGTGGGTCGGACACCGGCTGCCCGGGTTCGCCCCGGCCCTGTTGCTGCACACCGTGGGCGCCAAGACCGGCCAACCCCGCACCACCTCACTGAGTTACGCCAACGACGGCAACAACTACCTGGTGGTCGCGTCCCGCGGCGGCAGTCCCAAGGCGCCCGGCTGGTATTTCAACCTGAAGAAGCAGCCGCGGGTCGAGATCAATGTCGGGCGGCGTCGATTCGGTGTGACAGCGCGCATCGTGCTGCCCGACGACCCCGACTACGCGCGGATGTGGGACGTGGTCAACGCGAACAACCGCGACATGTACCGGCAGTACCAGCAGCGCACCACCCGGCCGATCCCGGTCGTCGTGCTGCAGCCATAG
- a CDS encoding AIM24 family protein encodes MTGQWHPDPEGRFEYRWWDGQQWTDQVSHQGQIQQVPLGAPPEPQRVPATPAAAPAPAAQDGFAGITGDLVDGRFAEHSGAAVANQNPRMLRVRLGEPFMARQGSMVAYQGNVEFAFEGGGASRFIKKAFTGEGLPLMRCQGQGDVFLADRACDVHLLQLTNTGLSISGKNVLAFSSNLDWNIERVKGGSIATGGLFNTTLRGTGWVALTTDGPPVVLDAAEAPTYADTDAVVAWSANLQTQLKTSFKAGALIGRGSGEAMQVVFHGAGFVIVQPSEGVPVTPAQ; translated from the coding sequence ATGACAGGCCAGTGGCATCCCGATCCCGAGGGACGCTTCGAATACCGGTGGTGGGACGGGCAGCAATGGACCGACCAGGTCTCCCACCAGGGGCAGATCCAGCAGGTGCCGCTCGGCGCACCGCCCGAGCCGCAGCGCGTCCCCGCCACCCCCGCCGCGGCACCGGCCCCGGCCGCCCAAGACGGGTTCGCGGGCATCACCGGAGACCTGGTCGACGGGCGCTTCGCGGAACACTCCGGCGCGGCCGTCGCCAACCAGAACCCCCGGATGTTGCGGGTTCGGCTCGGCGAACCGTTCATGGCCCGCCAAGGTTCGATGGTCGCCTACCAGGGCAACGTGGAGTTCGCCTTCGAGGGCGGCGGCGCATCGCGCTTCATCAAGAAGGCATTCACCGGCGAGGGCCTGCCGCTGATGCGCTGCCAGGGCCAGGGCGATGTGTTCCTGGCGGACCGGGCCTGCGATGTGCACCTGCTGCAGCTGACGAACACCGGACTGTCCATCAGCGGCAAGAATGTGCTGGCCTTCTCCAGCAATCTGGACTGGAACATCGAACGGGTCAAGGGCGGCAGCATCGCCACCGGCGGGCTGTTCAACACCACGTTGCGCGGCACCGGGTGGGTCGCTTTGACCACCGACGGGCCGCCGGTGGTGCTCGACGCCGCCGAGGCCCCGACGTACGCCGACACCGACGCGGTGGTGGCGTGGTCGGCCAATCTGCAGACTCAGCTCAAGACCAGCTTCAAGGCCGGCGCGCTGATCGGACGCGGTTCCGGCGAGGCCATGCAGGTCGTCTTCCACGGCGCCGGGTTCGTCATAGTGCAACCGTCGGAGGGCGTTCCGGTCACCCCGGCGCAGTAG
- a CDS encoding AraC family transcriptional regulator, with protein sequence MPDWKNAPPVRPQRGVVGRVAAAATYDLQRWEPSSAAAEFVEHFWSVSWDLSDAEAFDSVVISFPVVHLTHEWGADSPRHGFALPATLIHGVVPAVFTTTIRRSGQVVGARFRAGGFAARFDRDASHYTGRIAPVDAELFGAPVHLADERATAAARLDDLIAEHPGAPDPTYRLLTGLLERMRDDNDLHRVGQVMAISPWSARTTQRIFRRYVGVSAKWVLCRYRLQQAALEIETEPGMDLAALAARLGWYDQAHFSNDFRTMLGCTPGQYAARHGRPAE encoded by the coding sequence GTGCCGGATTGGAAAAACGCGCCACCCGTGCGGCCGCAACGCGGCGTGGTCGGGCGGGTCGCGGCGGCCGCGACCTACGACCTGCAGCGGTGGGAACCGTCGTCGGCGGCCGCGGAGTTCGTCGAGCATTTCTGGTCGGTGAGTTGGGACCTGTCCGATGCGGAGGCGTTCGACAGCGTCGTGATCTCGTTCCCGGTGGTGCACCTCACCCACGAATGGGGTGCCGACTCGCCACGGCACGGGTTCGCGCTGCCGGCCACCCTGATTCACGGCGTCGTGCCGGCGGTGTTCACCACGACGATCAGGCGATCGGGGCAAGTGGTCGGCGCGCGTTTTCGGGCCGGTGGCTTCGCGGCGCGCTTCGACCGGGACGCCTCCCATTACACCGGGCGCATCGCGCCGGTGGACGCTGAACTGTTCGGTGCCCCAGTGCACCTGGCGGACGAGCGGGCGACCGCCGCCGCCCGGCTGGACGACCTGATCGCCGAGCACCCCGGCGCACCGGATCCGACCTACCGGTTGCTGACCGGTCTGCTGGAGCGGATGCGCGACGACAACGATCTGCACCGGGTGGGGCAGGTGATGGCGATCTCGCCCTGGAGCGCCCGCACCACGCAGCGCATCTTCCGGCGCTACGTGGGCGTGTCGGCCAAGTGGGTGCTGTGCCGGTACCGGTTGCAACAGGCCGCGCTGGAGATCGAGACCGAACCCGGGATGGACCTGGCGGCGCTGGCGGCCCGCCTGGGCTGGTACGACCAGGCGCATTTCAGCAACGACTTTCGGACGATGCTGGGTTGCACACCGGGCCAGTACGCCGCCAGACATGGTCGCCCCGCCGAATAA